One segment of Radiobacillus kanasensis DNA contains the following:
- a CDS encoding DMT family transporter produces MKRYIFLLLISVIWGSQFYFAEKVLDKVNPITLATIRSTIGAITLAVVSVFMKNPTYKKERQRSNRTYILYVSIALLEAVIPFFLVAWGQQRVSSSIASILIGTTPIWTILIVSVVFRRKLSLYQTTGVVLGFIGIVFVFLPSLGDNLFSNGIAGFVALLIAGISYAGALVLMEYLPPEETVVSMRNVLYIASIMLIAITFIIENPTFATLSIEDIIDLLILGVFQTGIVYWFYNILIHIEGAVFASFSNYFIPLVGVFLGSLFLNEDVSLYMIIGLFIIIFSILISRQTKT; encoded by the coding sequence ATGAAAAGGTATATATTTTTATTACTTATAAGTGTCATTTGGGGTTCACAGTTTTACTTTGCCGAAAAAGTATTAGATAAGGTGAATCCAATTACATTGGCTACCATTCGATCAACTATAGGAGCAATTACTTTAGCTGTTGTATCTGTTTTTATGAAGAATCCAACTTATAAAAAAGAAAGACAACGAAGTAACCGAACTTATATACTGTATGTTTCAATTGCATTATTAGAAGCAGTCATCCCGTTCTTCTTAGTTGCTTGGGGTCAACAAAGAGTGAGTAGTAGTATCGCATCAATTCTAATCGGTACTACCCCTATATGGACAATACTTATTGTGAGTGTAGTATTTCGAAGAAAGCTAAGCCTCTATCAAACGACAGGAGTAGTATTAGGTTTTATTGGCATTGTCTTTGTTTTTTTGCCCTCCTTGGGAGATAATTTATTTTCAAACGGTATAGCAGGTTTCGTAGCCCTTTTAATCGCGGGAATCAGTTATGCAGGTGCTTTAGTTTTAATGGAATATTTGCCACCTGAAGAAACAGTTGTGTCTATGCGAAATGTCCTGTATATAGCATCAATTATGTTGATAGCAATTACTTTTATAATTGAAAATCCGACATTTGCCACCTTAAGTATAGAAGATATCATTGATTTATTAATTTTAGGTGTTTTTCAAACGGGGATTGTCTATTGGTTTTATAACATCTTGATTCATATAGAAGGGGCTGTATTTGCGTCCTTTTCAAACTATTTTATTCCATTAGTGGGTGTGTTTCTTGGCTCCCTGTTTCTAAACGAAGATGTTTCTCTATATATGATTATTGGACTCTTTATCATTATTTTCTCGATTTTGATAAGTCGTCAAACGAAAACTTAA
- a CDS encoding MarR family winged helix-turn-helix transcriptional regulator has product MDKGNLFQQFVRFTASVHQVTNDMTKEIKIENITTVQYKILEYITVSQPVTLSEISECLHLSLPNSSRELKKLIQSELCEKIIDSNDRRKFDIRLTENGTELMNKVFQQLELKFQERINNLTEPELKEIEEAINILQTKFFA; this is encoded by the coding sequence ATGGACAAAGGTAATCTTTTCCAACAATTTGTTCGGTTTACGGCATCTGTACATCAAGTAACAAACGATATGACAAAAGAAATTAAAATTGAAAACATAACTACCGTTCAATATAAAATATTAGAATACATTACAGTTAGTCAGCCTGTAACTCTTAGTGAAATCAGTGAATGCTTGCATCTATCTTTACCTAATTCTAGTCGTGAGTTAAAAAAATTAATTCAAAGCGAACTATGCGAAAAAATTATTGATTCGAATGATCGTCGCAAGTTTGACATTCGCCTCACAGAAAATGGAACGGAGCTAATGAATAAAGTGTTTCAACAGCTTGAATTAAAATTTCAAGAGCGAATTAACAATTTGACAGAGCCCGAACTAAAAGAAATTGAAGAGGCAATCAACATTTTACAAACTAAATTTTTCGCATAG
- a CDS encoding NAD(P)H-dependent oxidoreductase yields the protein MNVLIVFTHPNHQSLSYTFLQEVLRGCEENRVIQNVQVLDLYGENFNPVLEFGEKKKRRDMYKDPELEKYRNQLSWAEKIIFIYPIWWGRPPAMLMGYIDKMFASGFAYKDNGKLLPDGLLKGKSVVCISVMKGPTFYPMFWLNNAHKVLMRKALFQYVGIKKVKFFEFGNMENSKGKHQEKIKKVYNYFRKLNNHSLTS from the coding sequence ATGAATGTTTTAATTGTTTTTACCCATCCAAATCATCAAAGCTTGAGCTACACATTTTTACAAGAGGTACTTCGCGGGTGTGAGGAAAACCGTGTTATACAAAATGTTCAAGTTTTAGATTTATATGGTGAAAATTTTAATCCGGTCCTTGAATTTGGGGAGAAAAAGAAGAGAAGAGATATGTATAAAGATCCAGAATTAGAAAAATATCGTAATCAACTATCATGGGCTGAAAAGATTATTTTTATCTACCCTATATGGTGGGGAAGGCCACCTGCTATGTTAATGGGTTATATTGATAAAATGTTTGCTTCAGGATTTGCCTACAAAGATAATGGTAAGTTGTTACCAGACGGTTTGTTGAAGGGGAAATCAGTCGTATGTATTTCTGTAATGAAGGGTCCAACCTTTTATCCAATGTTTTGGCTAAATAATGCTCATAAAGTTCTAATGCGTAAGGCATTATTTCAATACGTAGGCATTAAAAAGGTAAAGTTTTTTGAGTTTGGGAATATGGAAAATTCAAAGGGGAAACATCAAGAAAAAATAAAAAAAGTATATAATTATTTTCGGAAATTGAATAACCATAGCTTAACATCATAA
- a CDS encoding helix-turn-helix transcriptional regulator encodes MDHHYEVIESSLVYIENNIQQPLSLESVSNNFNMSKYYFHRLFSAMMGCSLNRYILSRRLNVSLQFIQNDHLSLTDIAYQLNFGTQSSFTRAFKRQYGITPSSLRTKDKSLPQEPIPTVVKRPIKNINGDIVTDFTLTDFKTTRVSGIAFEVDLAKDDYKTKIRSHSKMLLENMDESFNGSCHVIYSNCQPNSTRFKVLVGIPHDIQINKPYYFTVDVPQLFCAKFKYSGDLLDIGNVFISDYARFLKISKQETENSDIELIQSFDNIHNLDSTYHIYAPIKKLPIDSDL; translated from the coding sequence ATGGATCATCATTATGAGGTAATAGAGAGTTCTTTGGTTTATATTGAGAACAATATACAACAACCTTTATCACTAGAGTCTGTTTCTAATAACTTCAACATGTCCAAGTACTATTTTCATAGACTTTTTTCTGCAATGATGGGTTGTTCATTAAACCGTTACATCCTATCCAGAAGATTAAATGTCTCCCTACAATTCATTCAAAACGATCACTTATCACTAACAGATATTGCCTATCAGCTAAACTTTGGAACTCAATCCTCATTCACCCGCGCTTTCAAGCGACAATACGGTATAACTCCAAGCTCTCTTCGAACCAAAGATAAGAGCCTACCTCAAGAGCCAATTCCTACAGTAGTTAAAAGACCTATAAAAAATATCAATGGAGATATTGTCACTGATTTCACCCTTACAGATTTTAAGACCACCAGAGTAAGTGGCATAGCTTTTGAAGTGGATTTAGCAAAAGATGACTACAAGACGAAGATTCGCTCACATTCAAAAATGCTATTAGAAAACATGGATGAATCATTTAATGGTTCCTGTCATGTCATCTATTCAAACTGTCAACCAAATTCAACTCGCTTCAAGGTTCTGGTTGGGATTCCACATGATATACAAATAAATAAACCCTATTATTTCACCGTCGATGTACCACAACTTTTTTGCGCTAAGTTTAAATATTCGGGCGATCTACTTGATATAGGGAATGTCTTCATTTCTGACTATGCAAGATTTTTAAAGATCTCAAAACAGGAAACTGAGAACTCAGATATTGAACTCATTCAATCATTTGATAATATTCACAATCTTGATTCGACCTATCACATATATGCACCTATCAAAAAACTACCTATTGATTCAGATTTATAG
- a CDS encoding DUF4386 domain-containing protein: MTQDRINGMILGIFYILAAVTSIIAVVLYDPVLSEQWYMAVTNGLESKVLLGVLNDLFLVVSAVGTAIMLFPYLRHWSEHLALGYFCFRFMEAVFIAIGLVSILGLLHLSAYYEAGELASEESLSAVGIVLQGFHRWTFMLGPNFMLGLNTVLYSYLLFRTRLVPKQLALFGIVTAVLVFIAGLLEMFGIVEPLSTVKGFIALPVGVYELSLAVWLIVKGFNKQKLEELKTR, from the coding sequence ATGACACAAGATCGAATAAATGGAATGATTTTAGGTATTTTTTATATTTTAGCGGCTGTCACTTCCATCATAGCCGTTGTCTTGTATGACCCAGTATTGTCCGAACAGTGGTATATGGCCGTGACCAATGGATTAGAATCAAAAGTTTTGCTCGGAGTACTAAATGATCTCTTCCTCGTAGTGTCAGCTGTCGGTACAGCTATTATGCTGTTTCCTTACCTTCGTCATTGGAGTGAACATCTTGCATTAGGGTATTTTTGTTTTCGTTTTATGGAAGCCGTTTTTATTGCAATAGGTTTGGTCAGTATATTAGGTTTATTGCATCTTAGTGCATATTATGAAGCAGGCGAATTAGCAAGTGAAGAAAGTTTATCGGCTGTAGGTATTGTATTGCAAGGTTTTCATCGATGGACTTTTATGTTAGGTCCAAATTTCATGTTAGGTTTAAATACAGTTCTTTATAGTTATTTACTCTTTAGAACAAGATTAGTGCCAAAACAGTTAGCGCTATTTGGCATCGTTACAGCAGTTCTAGTGTTCATCGCTGGTTTACTGGAAATGTTCGGTATAGTAGAACCTTTATCTACAGTGAAAGGTTTCATTGCACTACCAGTCGGCGTTTATGAGCTGAGTTTGGCTGTCTGGTTAATTGTAAAAGGATTTAATAAGCAGAAGCTTGAAGAATTAAAAACCCGATAG
- a CDS encoding class I SAM-dependent methyltransferase, whose translation MEKRKHDSISMNHFTKKVEYLDNPEKRGDIPPKQLLSMLPIQKDHHILDFGAGTGYYTIPAAQFVSGQVYAVDKDPKMLEVINSKANEESIKNVTTLLGSMDDLSLAPHSIDFVLASLVLHEVENLPNTLLQIKKLLKPGGYLACIEIEKKDESSTHPRIASSTLEQELFNVGFKHVEMLYPTDQIYIAIAKKE comes from the coding sequence ATGGAAAAAAGAAAACACGATTCTATTTCAATGAACCATTTCACAAAAAAGGTTGAATATCTAGATAACCCCGAAAAAAGAGGAGATATACCTCCAAAACAGCTATTGAGTATGCTCCCGATTCAAAAAGACCACCATATCTTAGATTTCGGTGCAGGTACTGGGTATTATACAATCCCAGCTGCACAATTCGTGAGCGGACAAGTTTATGCTGTAGATAAAGATCCTAAAATGCTAGAGGTCATAAATTCTAAAGCGAACGAAGAAAGTATTAAGAATGTTACAACTCTACTAGGTAGTATGGACGATCTATCACTAGCTCCCCATTCCATTGATTTCGTCCTAGCCTCACTAGTTTTGCATGAAGTTGAAAATCTACCTAATACGCTACTACAAATTAAAAAGTTACTTAAACCAGGTGGGTATCTTGCATGTATTGAAATTGAGAAAAAGGATGAATCAAGTACGCATCCCAGAATTGCCTCATCCACTTTAGAACAAGAATTATTCAATGTTGGATTTAAACATGTTGAGATGTTATACCCAACAGATCAAATATACATTGCCATTGCCAAGAAGGAGTAA
- a CDS encoding NAD(P)/FAD-dependent oxidoreductase: protein MLLDCVVIGGGPAGLNASLVLARGKKNVILFDEDKPRNAVTHESHGFITRDGIKPTVFKQSAKKDLMKYPNISIHNQRVTEIKKEDKSFIIHTHDGNSYRSRKVILATGLKDVMPEIEGIHNFYGVSLFSCPFCDGWELRDRALVVIPTAEHAFHITKMIFNWSNDIVVCTNGTKMFSTEQIELLTKKNIKVLEDDILALDGDQGQLEKILFKNGEEIAREGGFVTTRLEQASSLAQKLGCSMNKMGGVEIDSLGRTNIEGIYASGDNSLSGPPQLINAASEGSKAAMGVISDLIYEDFNLI from the coding sequence ATGTTGTTAGATTGTGTCGTTATTGGAGGAGGACCAGCAGGCCTAAATGCTTCGCTTGTTCTCGCAAGAGGAAAAAAGAATGTCATTCTGTTTGATGAGGATAAACCTAGAAATGCTGTCACTCATGAGTCACACGGGTTTATAACAAGAGACGGTATCAAACCTACAGTTTTTAAGCAAAGTGCGAAGAAGGATCTAATGAAATATCCGAATATCTCGATTCATAACCAGCGGGTAACGGAAATTAAAAAAGAAGATAAATCTTTTATTATCCATACACATGATGGAAATTCTTATCGATCTAGAAAGGTTATTTTGGCCACTGGCCTTAAAGATGTGATGCCGGAAATAGAAGGAATTCATAATTTCTATGGCGTGAGCCTATTTAGTTGTCCTTTTTGTGATGGCTGGGAACTTAGAGACCGCGCCTTGGTAGTTATACCTACTGCCGAGCATGCTTTTCACATAACAAAAATGATTTTCAATTGGAGTAACGATATTGTAGTTTGTACGAACGGGACGAAGATGTTCTCTACAGAACAGATAGAATTATTAACTAAGAAAAATATTAAAGTCCTTGAAGATGACATTTTAGCTTTAGATGGCGACCAGGGTCAATTAGAAAAGATACTGTTTAAGAATGGAGAGGAAATAGCAAGAGAAGGGGGCTTTGTAACTACTCGCTTAGAACAAGCATCCTCATTAGCTCAAAAACTAGGATGTTCTATGAATAAGATGGGAGGAGTTGAAATAGATTCCCTTGGCCGTACAAATATTGAGGGAATTTATGCTAGTGGAGATAACTCTTTATCAGGACCCCCGCAATTAATTAATGCTGCGAGTGAAGGAAGTAAAGCTGCTATGGGAGTAATAAGCGATTTGATTTATGAAGACTTTAATTTAATTTAG
- a CDS encoding Rrf2 family transcriptional regulator, with translation MKYSRATNYALHTMVFLTLAPKGKSVGVDHLANIQNLSPTYLSKILTKLVKAGLIESVPGVKGGYSIIRHSHEISFLDVIHAIEGKTTLFSCSSEHDDFRNGECLIENVMINAERNMTEELSKKYIVDIAKQFEANKNKKSDCKHPY, from the coding sequence ATGAAATATTCCAGAGCTACTAACTATGCCTTACACACAATGGTGTTTTTAACTTTAGCACCTAAGGGAAAGTCTGTTGGAGTAGACCATTTAGCTAACATACAGAACCTCTCCCCAACTTACCTTTCGAAGATTCTTACTAAGCTTGTAAAAGCAGGTTTAATTGAATCAGTACCCGGTGTTAAAGGTGGATACAGTATCATAAGACATTCTCATGAAATCTCTTTCTTAGATGTCATCCATGCTATTGAAGGGAAAACAACTTTATTTAGCTGTTCATCCGAACATGATGACTTTAGAAATGGAGAATGTCTCATTGAAAATGTAATGATTAATGCAGAAAGAAACATGACAGAAGAATTAAGCAAAAAGTATATCGTCGACATTGCAAAACAATTCGAGGCAAACAAAAACAAAAAAAGTGATTGTAAGCATCCATATTAA
- a CDS encoding PucR family transcriptional regulator gives MGLSHQVMDISSIHEMTEYLSRILNKSVIIENENFELIAYSSSGDYEYDLTQQKTILTKKCPTIIMERLKKDGVVQQLESKNDPIRVQPIEEMGFYQRVVIRVKYEKQTVGYIWVLESNHLLKEEQLEFLTSISSHVGKLIFNHSDKKVLRETTEQRLLRQLINHGDMNEQQIRNEAKLAAFKLPERFTVLVVSIADHTHFEVFEKIKSIMDRFQTVHKKSYLKSDFHITVWIGGASDKSGDSINKAKELIENIIEATHREETNKLLFGIGNEYIQLCDVRKSFLQALEVIEITSSIYHTEDAPIEYGKLGMYRFLKTLYEKNSSEGFINRDLLKLIKQDEENNSKLLKTLEIYLANNLKPKKTAKELFIHPNTLLYRMKQILEITEIDFEDFNMNCHLYTELLLLNNIQEYYDRYKNI, from the coding sequence ATGGGTTTGTCGCATCAAGTGATGGATATCAGTAGTATTCATGAAATGACAGAATATCTAAGTAGAATTCTCAATAAATCAGTTATTATTGAGAACGAGAATTTTGAATTGATAGCATATAGTTCATCCGGTGATTATGAATATGATTTAACGCAGCAAAAAACAATCCTTACAAAAAAATGCCCTACAATTATCATGGAACGTTTAAAGAAAGATGGAGTTGTACAACAGTTAGAAAGTAAAAATGACCCGATAAGGGTACAACCGATTGAGGAGATGGGATTTTACCAACGAGTGGTCATCAGAGTCAAATATGAAAAACAAACAGTTGGTTATATATGGGTATTAGAATCTAATCATCTGTTAAAAGAGGAACAACTTGAATTTCTAACATCTATTTCTTCACATGTTGGCAAGCTTATTTTTAATCATAGTGACAAAAAGGTCCTTAGAGAAACAACTGAACAAAGATTACTGAGGCAATTAATCAACCATGGTGACATGAATGAACAACAAATTCGTAACGAAGCAAAATTGGCAGCGTTTAAGTTACCAGAACGGTTTACAGTTTTAGTTGTATCGATTGCGGATCATACACATTTCGAAGTCTTTGAGAAAATAAAAAGCATTATGGATAGGTTTCAGACTGTTCATAAAAAATCTTATCTTAAGTCAGATTTCCATATTACAGTATGGATAGGGGGGGCTAGTGATAAAAGTGGGGATTCAATTAATAAAGCGAAGGAATTGATTGAGAACATAATAGAAGCAACTCATAGGGAAGAAACGAATAAGCTTTTATTTGGTATAGGTAATGAATATATTCAACTTTGTGATGTGAGAAAAAGTTTCCTCCAGGCATTAGAGGTAATTGAAATAACAAGTTCTATCTATCATACGGAAGACGCTCCTATCGAATATGGAAAGCTAGGAATGTACCGCTTTCTAAAGACATTGTATGAAAAGAATAGTTCTGAAGGTTTTATCAATCGTGATTTACTCAAGCTTATTAAACAAGATGAAGAGAATAACAGTAAATTACTAAAAACTCTTGAGATCTACTTGGCAAATAATTTAAAGCCGAAAAAAACAGCAAAGGAATTGTTTATACACCCAAACACATTGCTTTATCGAATGAAACAAATTTTAGAGATAACGGAAATTGATTTTGAAGATTTTAATATGAATTGTCATCTTTATACCGAACTTTTACTCCTTAATAACATTCAGGAGTACTACGACAGGTATAAAAATATATAA
- a CDS encoding sodium/proline symporter produces MNVEPIAVIVLVLYLVGLLAIGFISSRKSSDGVTDFFLAGRNLNKWTVALSAVSSGRSAWLVLGVTGTAYATGLNAVWSIAGYITVEVFMFFYVARKFRTFSEKTGSITVPDILESRFNDKKHTLRIVSACIIMFFMVAYVGSQLVAGGSAFASSMGVSESTGMWITAFILLAYTMLGGFHAVSKTDVLQAGFMFVSLLLLPIIAVIGLGGFGPILDAMHTQSNGFTSPFAFGFGAIIGLLGIGFGSPGNPHILVRYMSLKNVKEMRQAALISSVWNVLMGWGAVMIGLAGRAYFPEISMLPNEDREQIFLSLGSEILNPFFFGFLLVAVLAAIMSSADSQLLVGSSAFIRDIYQKVIGQDKEIPQKKLVFLSRVTTVVFMGLSLILAFAAQEFVFWMVLFAFGGLGACFGPALLLSFYWKGVSKQGVLWGMITGLITVILVKQQPQWTYAFLPDVKELLNTYFFGITYEAVPGFLVATIFTVVVSLFTKKPEGAEEVIDSLNESA; encoded by the coding sequence ATGAATGTAGAACCGATTGCTGTTATAGTATTAGTCCTATATTTAGTTGGTTTATTAGCGATAGGGTTCATTAGTTCTAGAAAAAGTTCAGATGGAGTAACCGATTTTTTCCTTGCAGGAAGAAATTTAAATAAGTGGACAGTTGCATTGTCTGCCGTCAGTTCAGGCCGGAGTGCTTGGTTAGTTCTTGGTGTGACAGGAACTGCTTATGCAACAGGTCTTAATGCAGTATGGTCGATTGCTGGTTACATCACGGTGGAAGTTTTTATGTTTTTTTATGTTGCTAGGAAGTTTAGAACGTTTAGTGAAAAGACAGGTAGTATCACTGTACCAGATATTTTAGAATCTCGTTTTAATGATAAAAAACATACGTTAAGAATTGTAAGCGCATGCATCATTATGTTCTTTATGGTTGCTTATGTAGGTAGCCAGCTAGTTGCTGGCGGTAGTGCTTTCGCATCAAGTATGGGTGTATCAGAATCAACTGGTATGTGGATCACTGCATTTATCTTATTAGCCTACACCATGTTAGGTGGGTTCCATGCTGTAAGTAAAACCGATGTTCTTCAAGCTGGATTTATGTTTGTTTCCTTGCTCCTTCTTCCTATTATTGCAGTTATAGGCCTAGGTGGCTTTGGGCCAATACTAGATGCAATGCATACTCAGAGTAATGGATTTACGAGTCCATTTGCTTTTGGCTTTGGTGCTATCATTGGTTTACTTGGTATTGGTTTCGGGAGTCCCGGTAACCCACATATTCTAGTAAGATACATGTCTCTTAAAAATGTCAAAGAAATGCGCCAAGCTGCATTAATTAGTTCGGTCTGGAATGTTCTTATGGGGTGGGGAGCCGTTATGATCGGCTTGGCTGGTCGTGCCTACTTTCCCGAGATCAGTATGTTACCAAATGAAGACCGCGAGCAAATTTTCCTTTCGTTAGGTTCGGAAATTTTAAACCCTTTCTTCTTTGGCTTTTTACTAGTTGCCGTTCTAGCCGCAATTATGTCTAGTGCGGATAGCCAATTACTTGTAGGTTCAAGTGCATTTATTAGAGACATTTATCAAAAAGTAATTGGGCAGGATAAAGAAATCCCTCAAAAAAAATTAGTCTTTTTAAGCCGTGTAACTACCGTAGTATTTATGGGATTGTCACTCATATTAGCATTTGCAGCCCAAGAATTTGTATTCTGGATGGTACTGTTTGCGTTTGGTGGACTAGGAGCATGCTTTGGTCCAGCTCTTCTCTTATCCTTTTATTGGAAAGGTGTATCGAAGCAAGGTGTTTTATGGGGAATGATTACAGGATTAATTACTGTCATTCTCGTGAAGCAACAACCTCAATGGACCTATGCTTTCCTACCGGATGTAAAGGAACTATTAAACACTTATTTCTTCGGTATTACTTATGAAGCCGTTCCTGGTTTCCTTGTCGCAACTATTTTTACAGTTGTAGTTAGCTTATTTACAAAGAAACCAGAAGGTGCGGAAGAAGTTATTGATAGTTTGAATGAAAGTGCTTGA
- a CDS encoding bifunctional homocysteine S-methyltransferase/methylenetetrahydrofolate reductase has product MDLLKTMEDRILIGDGAMGTLLYSHGVDFCFEKLNVTNPDEILSVHQAYVEAGANVIQTNSYGANSIKLARYGLEDKVRKINKKAVQLARQVATENTFVVGTIGGINGNQNDLAEIKSSFREQLYGLLLEGVDGLLLETFYNLNELTTVLAIAREETQLPIITNVSMHEPGVLENGIALEEALKQLGSLGADVVGINCRLGPRHMVQSLESVPLPSRAFLSAYPNASLPAYQEGKLVYNNQPEYFESCAVDFRNQGVRLIGGCCGTTPDHIRALKKGVEKLTPLREKKVVPKQQAILVNGDKKANNGGLLTHFSRENHSVIVELDPPKHLLVEEYLDGVHALNEVGVDAITLADNSLASPRISNIAIASLIKQQNIRAKALVHLTCRDRNLIGLQSHLMGLHTLGFHDILAITGDPTKIGDFPGATSVFDITSFELIRLIKQCNNGVSFSGKSLKQPTHFRVAAAFNPNVAHLEKAVKRLERKIEYGADYFLTQPIFSVEKIEELYHATKHINTPIYIGIMPLTSSNNAEFLHNEVPGMKLTDDVRARMHAASDRAKSIREGIVISKELIDTAIHYFHGVYLITPFMKYEITVELAAYIKKKKSKQVVH; this is encoded by the coding sequence TTGGACTTATTAAAGACCATGGAGGATCGCATCTTAATTGGCGATGGTGCTATGGGGACACTTCTTTATTCACATGGAGTAGACTTCTGCTTTGAAAAACTAAATGTTACGAATCCTGATGAAATTCTTAGTGTTCACCAAGCATATGTGGAAGCTGGTGCTAATGTTATTCAAACGAATAGCTATGGAGCTAATTCTATCAAGCTAGCTCGGTATGGACTTGAGGACAAAGTGAGGAAAATTAATAAAAAAGCGGTCCAACTAGCCAGACAAGTCGCTACGGAAAACACCTTTGTAGTTGGGACAATAGGGGGAATTAATGGAAATCAAAATGATTTAGCTGAAATCAAATCGAGCTTTAGAGAGCAGTTATATGGTCTGCTCCTAGAGGGAGTCGATGGACTGTTACTTGAAACATTTTATAACTTAAACGAATTAACAACGGTTTTGGCGATTGCTCGGGAAGAAACGCAGCTTCCGATCATCACAAATGTTTCGATGCACGAACCGGGAGTTCTAGAAAATGGGATAGCACTAGAAGAAGCGTTAAAGCAATTGGGTAGTCTAGGAGCAGATGTTGTTGGCATTAACTGTCGATTGGGACCTCGTCATATGGTGCAATCTTTAGAATCTGTTCCTCTACCTAGTCGTGCATTTTTATCAGCATATCCGAATGCGAGCTTACCGGCTTATCAGGAAGGCAAGCTTGTGTACAATAATCAACCTGAATATTTTGAAAGCTGTGCCGTCGATTTTCGAAATCAGGGTGTTCGATTAATTGGAGGATGTTGTGGAACAACTCCAGACCACATTCGTGCGCTAAAAAAAGGGGTTGAGAAGCTTACCCCATTGCGTGAAAAGAAGGTTGTTCCAAAACAACAGGCCATCCTTGTAAATGGGGACAAAAAGGCAAACAATGGAGGTTTATTAACCCATTTTTCGAGGGAGAATCATTCCGTCATCGTTGAGTTAGATCCACCTAAGCATCTACTGGTGGAGGAATATTTAGATGGTGTCCACGCATTAAATGAAGTTGGTGTTGATGCGATTACTTTGGCAGATAACTCGTTAGCAAGCCCGCGAATTAGTAATATCGCTATAGCCTCGCTTATTAAGCAACAAAACATTAGAGCGAAGGCACTTGTTCATCTAACCTGTCGTGATCGTAATTTAATCGGCCTTCAATCCCATTTAATGGGACTTCATACATTAGGCTTCCATGACATTTTAGCCATTACGGGTGACCCAACAAAGATAGGGGATTTTCCGGGAGCCACTTCGGTCTTTGATATTACATCCTTTGAATTGATTCGCTTAATTAAACAATGTAATAACGGTGTTTCTTTTTCCGGAAAGTCTCTAAAGCAACCAACTCACTTTCGCGTCGCAGCGGCATTTAACCCGAACGTTGCTCATCTCGAAAAAGCTGTTAAACGATTAGAGAGGAAAATAGAGTATGGAGCAGATTACTTTTTAACACAACCAATCTTTTCTGTAGAAAAAATAGAAGAACTTTATCATGCCACTAAACACATCAATACCCCTATCTACATAGGGATTATGCCATTAACCTCTTCCAACAACGCAGAATTTCTTCACAACGAAGTACCAGGTATGAAATTAACTGATGACGTCAGGGCACGCATGCATGCAGCTTCTGATCGAGCAAAATCCATTAGGGAAGGAATAGTTATTTCCAAAGAGCTGATTGACACTGCTATCCACTACTTTCATGGCGTTTATTTGATTACTCCATTTATGAAATATGAGATAACAGTCGAATTGGCAGCTTATATCAAGAAAAAGAAAAGTAAACAAGTCGTCCATTAA